The Maylandia zebra isolate NMK-2024a linkage group LG7, Mzebra_GT3a, whole genome shotgun sequence genome contains a region encoding:
- the znf592 gene encoding zinc finger protein 592, with the protein MGDMKTPDFDDLLAAFDIPDATGLDAKEPIQGSHEETESQLKHTEMCLDDSLLTNQAIPPSDVPAVSVIVKNTSRQELLEEFSDRLHSGPTLQNGFRGQDTSVTSAETTNTSFSKSFVSTLNGKASSELSGKPPIPDEAPLFPQALSDLSPVSSPEHENTQSSREEILPNEDRLCFPEASVLDTSVCHNPKRMDLSMFDNSSKDSNNYESIQRIKGAESSRSEELSDICGSSEAEKTPGLHSEFPPQLGNQNFTETNWNSGAPVTVPLSLIAPYPHVKSQTCKLSSCLDALVALNARKDPNEQTDHRESPAVQSDCMKASPKVPISPRSPRSPLEAVKRLRKPPDSPVSICSDSSGKASPAVVSGSPPAIPKVRIKTIKTTSGQIKRTVTSVLPDSENEDVHSAYESSPSQSMISDDSYCNASPHQSQAPDGVVGVPSKGNAANTASAKVSNRKSEENSRRSGVMRSAPVVRNTKVKRSAAHQVHKPKRVSATTGHATTTNFLPKAMHLASLNLVPHSVAASVAARTTSYQQSQRTLSSTVYSTVPLVHQVKTANSYPHLSNPNPSAGTLNRLLNSANPVPTYVPNLNPPPGTNINLPPHGYCCLECGDSFGVEKSLAFHYSRRSVHIEVGCTHCAKTLVFFNKCALLAHAREHKNGGTVMQCTQLNLKPIAEEKMFVPLSSELVSVGTYSSPLVLPKSEPVLPLYPESVIRHRLRCLECNKQLPDYKALAGHYQKLSEDTEELICKGCSMLLPNKCSFRAHLRIHAHKSPYCCPECGSLCRSADIQKHVRENCLHYARKAWYKCLHCDMVFRTLQGQKTHIEEKHCEVLYKCSICPVAFKTSDNCELHLKNKHSTSKTTPELILKCSCEKMFKKKQLLFQHFYQNSSKRVTSVFKCPECNSVFPQKLLLMQHFKGVHVGNTIEETEKKKETKHADLHQESQSIQKQKSHYPIKQTVATREKSEQDSKILNRVKPAGWTCNECLQQFTERDAYVSHLKTTHGKSVKKYPCRHCVLSFNTAISLRRHIRNDHDGKKRTYTCWYCMDKKTIFTSSVMLKNHISLMHGIKNPDLSQMPKMPIQVDKNALDKRLVSATPDVGTQMEVQDPAGSLEAPSAKRLKTQFRCSKCGFVTDNSTEFQQHIPQHKTDENTPQCLHCGLCFTSVLSLNRHLFIVHKVKDPEEEEKKVEGDIKEKEQDNQLAGSAESDEENDLFHQLNKSDPSPAGEQESPHCSTSTDCNLNLSTHSQTQAVSLQQ; encoded by the exons ATGGGTGACATGAAGACCCCAGATTTTGATGATCTCCTGGCAGCTTTTGACATCCCAGATGCCACTGGATTGGATGCCAAAGAGCCCATCCAGGGGAGTCATGAGGAAACAGAAAGTCagctgaaacacacagagaTGTGTCTGGATGACAGCTTACTGACTAACCAAGCTATACCACCCTCAGATGTCCCAGCTGTAAGTGTTATTGTGAAAAATACAAGTCGGCAGGAGTTACTTGAAGAATTTAGTGATAGACTTCACTCGGGACCAACATTGCAAAATGGATTTAGGGGACAAGACACTTCTGTGACCTCTGCTGAGACAACTAATACCAGCTTCTCCAAATCATTTGTGTCCACATTGAATGGGAAGGCTTCAAGTGAGCTTTCTGGAAAGCCACCTATACCAGATGAGGCACCATTGTTTCCTCAGGCACTTTCAGATTTAAGTCCAGTCTCCAGTCCTGAGCATGAAAACACCCAATCAAGCAGAGAGGAAATACTTCCAAACGAAGACAGACTATGTTTCCCAGAAGCTTCAGTTTTGGACACTTCAGTCTGTCACAATCCCAAAAGAATGGACCTTAGCATGTTTGATAACTCTTCCAAGGACTCTAATAATTACGAAAGCATACAGAGGATTAAAGGAGCAGAAAGTAGTAGAAGCGAGGAGCTTTCTGACATCTGTGGTAGTAGTGAAGCAGAGAAAACACCTGGACTACACAGTGAATTTCCTCCACAATTAGGAAACCAGAACTTCACTGAAACCAACTGGAATTCAGGAGCACCAGTGACTGTTCCCTTATCCCTTATTGCCCCTTATCCACATGTCAAGTCACAGACATGTAAATTATCCTCTTGTCTTGACGCTCTGGTGGCTCTGAATGCTAGAAAAGATCCCAATGAGCAGACAGATCACAGAGAATCCCCAGCTGTTCAAAGTGACTGCATGAAAGCTAGCCCCAAGGTCCCCATATCCCCACGAAGCCCCAGAAGTCCACTTGAAGCAGTAAAACGATTAAGGAAACCACCTGATAGCCCTGTGAGTATCTGCAGTGACAGTAGTGGCAAAGCATCCCCTGCAGTGGTATCTGGTTCACCTCCAGCCATACCTAAGGTCAGGATTAAGACCATTAAAACCACATCTGGGCAGATCAAGCGTACCGTCACCAGTGTGCTCCCAGATTCAGAAAATGAAGACGTGCATTCTGCCTACGAATCCTCTCCATCGCAGAGTATGATTAGTGATGATTCATACTGTAATGCATCTCCACATCAGTCTCAAGCTCCTGATGGTGTTGTTGGGGTGCCAAGTAAAGGTAATGCAGCCAATACAGCTTCGGCAAAAGTTTCAAACAGGAAGTCGGAGGAAAACTCCCGGAGGTCAGGTGTAATGCGCTCTGCACCAGTAGTCCGTAATACTAAAGTCAAAAGATCTGCCGCACATCAAGTGCACAAACCAAAGAGAGTATCAGCCACTACAGGCCATGCAACTACCACAAACTTCCTTCCAAAAGCAATGCACTTAGCTAGTCTAAACCTTGTCCCTCACAGCGTTGCTGCTTCAGTAGCTGCACGAACCACCTCCTATCAACAAAGTCAACGCACACTCTCCTCCACAGTGTACAGTACTGTCCCATTAGTGCATCAGGTCAAAACAGCCAATTCTTATCCCCACCTGTCTAATCCGAACCCATCTGCGGGAACTTTAAACAGACTGTTGAACAGTGCCAACCCTGTGCCTACATATGTGCCAAACTTGAACCCACCTCCGGGAACCAATATCAACCTTCCACCACATGGATACTGCTGCCTCGAGTGTGGGGACTCCTTTGGGGTGGAGAAGAGCCTCGCATTTCATTACAGTAGGAGGAGTGTCCACATTGAAGTAGGATGTACACACTGCGCAAAGACTTTGGTGTTTTTTAACAAGTGTGCCTTGTTGGCTCATGCAAGGGAACACAAGAACGGTGGCACAGTGATGCAGTGCACACAGCTCAATTTGAAGCCCATAGCAgaagaaaaaatgtttgtacCCCTGAGTAGTGAACTGGTTAGTGTGGGCACTTACTCCTCGCCATTAGTCTTGCCTAAAAGTGAGCCTGTCCTGCCCTTGTATCCGGAAAGCGTCATCCGCCATCGACTCCGTTGTTTGGAGTGTAACAAGCAGTTGCCTGACTACAAAGCACTCGCAGGCCATTACCAGAAGCTGTCAGAAGATACAGAAGAACTG ATCTGTAAAGGTTGCTCAATGCTGCTGCCCAACAAGTGCAGTTTCAGAGCTCACCTACGCATTCATGCACATAAGTCCCCTTACTGCTGCCCTGAGTGTGGTTCCCTGTGTCGTTCTGCAGACATCCAAAAGCACGTCAGGGAAAACTGCCTGCACTATGCTCGCAAGGCTTGGTACAA ATGTCTTCACTGTGATATGGTTTTCCGGACCCTTCAAGGACAAAAGACTCATATCGAAGAAAAACACTGTGAGGTCTTGTACAAGTGCTCCATCTGCCCGGTTGCATTCAAGACCTCCGACAACTGTGAACTgcatttgaaaaataaacacagtaCTAGCAAAACAACTCCAGA GTTAATCTTAAAGTGTTCCTGTGAGAAAATGTTCAAGAAAAAGCAGCTACTGTTTCAGCATTTCTATCAGAATTCCAGCAAGCGTGTTACGTCTGTATTTAAGTGTCCAGAATGCAACTCAGTCTTTCCACAAAAGCTGCTATTAATGCAGCATTTCAAG GGTGTGCATGTAGGAAACACGATTGAagagacagagaagaagaaagaaactaaGCATGCTGACTTGCACCAGGAGTCTCAGTCTATCCAAAAACAGAAGAGTCACTACCCTATTAAACAAACAGTTGCTACTAGAGAGAAATCTGAGCAAGACAGCAAAATCCTAAATCGTGTGAAACCCGCTGGATGGACATGTAACGAGTGCCTGCAGCAGTTCACTGAGCGAGATGCCTACGTTTCCCATTTGAAGACCACACACGGAAAG TCCGTGAAGAAGTATCCCTGTCGACACTGTGTGTTGTCTTTCAACACTGCAATCAGTCTGAGACGACACATTCGCAATGATCATGATGGGAAAAAGAGGACTTATACCTGTTG GTATTGCATGGACAAGAAGACAATATTCACGTCAAGTGTGATGTTGAAGAACCACATCAGCCTTATGCATGGAATAAAAAATCCTGATCTTAGCCAAATGCCAAAAATGCCCATCCAAGTAGACAAAAATGCTTTGGACAAG AGGCTTGTATCAGCAACACCTGATGTGGGCACACAGATGGAGGTTCAGGATCCTGCAGGTAGTCTCGAGGCTCCTTCAGCTAAGCGTCTGAAAACTCAGTTCCGCTGTTCGAAGTGTGGCTTCGTCACAGACAACAGCACAGAGTTCCAGCAGCATATACCTCAGCATAAAACCGACGAGAACACTCCTCAGTGCCTTCACTGTGGCCTGTGTTTCACGTCCGTGCTGTCTCTCAATAGACATCTTTTCATCGTACACAAAGTCAAAGatccagaggaagaggagaaaaaagtaGAGGGAGATATTAAAGAGAAGGAGCAGGATAATCAGCTGGCTGGATCAGCAGAATCTGATGAGGAAAACGATTTGTTTCACCAGCTAAACAAATCTGATCCCTCACCGGCCGGAGAGCAAGAAAGTCCGCACTGCTCCACGAGCACAGACTGTAACTTAAATCTGAGCACTCACTCTCAGACACAAGCAGTCTCTCTCCAGCAGTGA
- the kti12 gene encoding protein KTI12 homolog, with protein MPLIVMCGYPCSGKSRRAEELKVYFEESTERKVHIVGDGSLGVEKNTVYADSQKEKTVRASLKAEVERKVNKDDIVILDSLNYIKGYRYELFCLIKHAQTPHCLVYSLTSHEESSLWNTNRDAADEYNQDIFDALVQRFEAPDSRNRWDSPLFTILKDDTLPVEAISDALFKRKAPPPNQSTQSQPLSSANFLYELDKITQDVLMAIFNAQKTSVPGDLITVPGASEKIELTRNVNMAELRKLRRQFISYTKLHPTENTGQIANMFVQYLNKSLH; from the exons ATGCCCCTAATAGTGATGTGTGGTTATCCCTGTAGTGGTAAGTCACGAAGGGCAGAAGAGCTGAAGGTGTATTTTGAAGAAAGCACAGAAAGAAAGGTTCATATTGTTGGAGACGGAAGCCTGGGCGTTGAGAAAAACACTGTTTACGCAG ATTCCCAAAAGGAGAAAACTGTCAGAGCGTCTCTGAAAGCTGAAGTGGAGAG gaaagtCAACAAGGATGACATTGTTATTCTAGACTCATTAAATTACATAAAAG GCTACCGCTATGAACTGTTCTGCCTCATCAAACATGCACAGACTCCACACTGCTTG GTCTACAGTTTGACGTCCCATGAAGAGAGCTCATTATGGAACACaaacagagatgctgctgatgAGTACAATCAGGACAT CTTTGACGCATTAGTTCAGCGATTTGAAGCTCCGGATTCCAGAAACCGATGGGACAGCCCTCTCTTCACTATTCTGAAAGATGACACACTTCCAGTTGAAGCCATTTCTGATGCGCTTTTCAAAAGAAAAGCACCCCCACCGAACCAGTCTACTCAGAGT CAACCACTGTCATCAGCAAACTTTTTATACGAGTTGGACAAGATCACTCAAGATGTCTTGatg gCGATTTTTAACGCCCAGAAGACGAGCGTTCCCGGGGATCTTATCACAGTTCCAGGAGCTTCGGAAAAG ATTGAGCTCACCAGAAATGTCAACATGGCAGAGCTGCGGAAATTACGGCGCCAGTTCATCAGCTACACCAAGCTGCACCCGACAGAAAACACGGGACAAATTGCTAATATGTTTGTTCAGTATTTAAATAAGAGTCTGCACTGA
- the ch25hl1.1 gene encoding cholesterol 25-hydroxylase-like protein 1, member 1 → MLNIAEPYLQFLPCRSSDPLLQPFWDYLLFHYMPLISSPFFPVLLAFSSYFFFSLPFSVLDLLGEKVPLFHQYKIQPNRKPTLKMMGDNFMVTFYNHIFFVLPAVIISIFIMPAPPLPRDAPTVYELFIDMLAVLLLFDTQYFIWHFIHHKHPQLYRWIHAVHHEYIAPFSWSSERLSIPELMTVGFWSNCDPILLNCHPLTTWCITVFSIWMSVEDHIGYDLPWTLNHLVPLGLLGGAPAHDMHHQRPSTNYAPFFSHWDRIFGTAAPLKKKNELKSK, encoded by the coding sequence ATGCTGAACATCGCTGAACCTTACCTGCAGTTCTTGCCTTGCAGGAGCTCAGACCCTCTTCTGCAGCCATTCTGGGattatttactttttcactATATGCCTCTCATCTCATCCCCATTTTTCCCCGTCCTACTCGCCTTTTCTAGCTATTTTTTCTTCAGCTTACCTTTTTCTGTGCTGGACCTCTTGGGAGAAAAGGTGCCTTTATTCCATCAGTACAAGATCCAACCAAACAGGAAGCCAACTTTGAAAATGATGGGTGACAACTTCATGGTCACTTTTTATAACCACATCTTCTTTGTTTTACCAGCTGTAATAATCAGTATTTTCATTATGCCTGCACCACCACTGCCACGAGATGCTCCCACAGTATATGAACTGTTTATTGATATGCTGGCTGTACTGCTCCTCTTTGACACTCAGTACTTTATTTGGCATTTCATTCATCATAAGCATCCTCAGCTTTACCGCTGGATCCATGCAGTCCACCATGAATACATAGCACCTTTCTCATGGTCAAGTGAGCGGCTCAGCATCCCAGAGCTGATGACGGTGGGATTCTGGAGCAATTGTGATCCAATTCTTCTAAACTGTCACCCGCTGACCACATGGTGCATTACAGTTTTTAGCATCTGGATGTCTGTTGAAGACCACATAGGCTATGACTTGCCGTGGACCTTGAACCACCTGGTGCCTTTGGGGCTGCTGGGTGGAGCACCAGCTCATGACATGCACCACCAGAGGCCGAGCACCAACTATGCTCCTTTCTTCAGCCACTGGGACAGAATTTTTGGCACTGCTGCccctttgaagaaaaaaaatgaactgaaaagcAAATAA
- the si:dkey-24l11.2 gene encoding uncharacterized protein si:dkey-24l11.2 → MVNSEEERMEEGGLEGVTPAQQLCRFFSQGRHCNFGKKCKFLHVRDDGKAHGKETVSTSYPAASVGHRPSPVRRPCRYFIAGHCTMEDRCRFWHPPQLALLDDQPVPGNQTRAEQRIQLVPHPSVLQEVKLSDMTEDIAKQLQDTEIGQLKKRFPKDQLIIQERSDGKVTYYRATVEATDPDWPFDLKEIDIMVSFPDNYPQEIFTLDIPLDQDLPSVMARHVQQASLEWLQAKHATNQLMGKVELLFRPFLRWLDRSLERLFTEGARQLKKDIDLEKAGLQFIPYQELQVTVSETSEPASDAAAADRDEDIEMTQEEGKLVQQENLGGDEGTEKEETSHLVENIKISDPRRGTEVKLLGLMLGENTATVVAPQITVSLQCNRCKVTADLTLTGRTPCSAQCENCTTSISAAFRPCMLHHYSDILGYLDLQNTTAVDLVLQECELTVGCLSCSQEGPMQNLAYGQTKEFNCENCHTKLSILAESTKFHYIQPRTNKTGSSGVSYKTLRDPAVQKGKPLPEKGTCKHFKQSHRWLRFPCCGRTYPCDVCHDENQDHPMELATRMICGFCAKEQPYGNGKPCVSCGGMMTRGTYTSHWEGGQGCRNKVKMSRNDRQKYGNSNKTVSRKAAAEKK, encoded by the exons ATGGTGAATAGTGAGGAAGAGAGGATGGAAGAAGGTGGTTTAGAGGGAGTAACTCCAGCACAGCAGCTGTGCCGCTTCTTTTCTCAAGGACGTCATTGCAACTTTGGGAAAAAGTGTAAATTTCTGCATGTAAGAGATGATGGCAAAGCTCATGGGAAGGAAACCGTCAGCACATCCTACCCAGCTGCATCAGTGGGCCACAGGCCATCACCTGTCCGCCGGCCATGCCGCTACTTCATCGCAGGACACTGCACCATGGAAGACAGATGTCGGTTCTGGCATCCACCACAGTTAGCCCTACTGGATGACCAGCCTGTTCCAGGCAATCAGACGAGAGCTGAACAGAGAATTCAACTAGTGCCTCACCCCAGCGTCCTTCAGGAGGTGAAGCTGAGTGACATGACAGAGGATATCGCCAAACAGCTACAAGACACAGAGATCGGTCAGCTGAAGAAGCGTTTTCCCAAAGATCAGCTGATTATTCAGGAACGTAGTGATGGGAAAGTTACTTATTACCGTGCAACTGTAGAGGCCACAGATCCAGACTGG CCTTTTGATCTGAAAGAAATTGACATCATGGTGAGCTTTCCAGACAATTACCCACAAGAG atTTTTACTTTGGATATACCCCTGGACCAGGATCTGCCTTCTGTAATGGCGAG GCATGTACAGCAAGCATCGTTGGAGTGGCTTCAAGCCAAGCATGCGACCAATCAGCTCATGGGAAAGGTAGAGCTGCTTTTCAGGCCTTTTCTTCGCTGGCTGGATCGCAGCTTGGAGAGGCTGTTTACTGAAGGAGCCCGGCAG ttgaaAAAAGACATTGATTTAGAAAAAGCTGGACTGCAGTTTATACCCTATCAGGAGCTCCAGGTAACTGTGTCTGAAACATCTGAGCCTGCgtctgatgctgctgctgcagacagAGATGAGGATATTGAAATGACACAGGAGGAAGGGAAGTTGGTGCAGCAGGAGAATCTAGGTGGTGATGAAGGGACAGAGAAAGAGGAGACGAGTCATCTGGTGGAGAACATTAAGATCAGCGACCCTCGCCGAGGCACAGAGGTAAAGCTGCTGGGATTGATGCTGGGAGAGAACACCGCCACTGTAGTCGCCCCGCAAATTACTGTTTCTCTTCAGTGTAACAG GTGTAAGGTGACTGCAGACCTGACACTCACTGGAAGGACCCCCTGCTCGGCTCAGTGTGAAAACTGTACCACAAGCATAAGTGCAGCATTCAGACCCTGCATGCTTCACCATTACAGTGATATCCTGGGTTACTTGGATCTCCAAAACACTACAGCTGTGGACCTAGTACTTCAGGAGTGTGAACTCACTGTGGGCTGCCTGAGCTGTTCCCAAGAGGGCCCAATGCAG AACCTTGCCTATGGACAAACAAAGGAGTTCAATTGTGAAAACTGCCACACCAAACTCAGCATCCTGGCTGAGAGCACTAAATTTCACTACATTCAGCCTCGCACCAATAAAACAG GGTCAAGTGGTGTCAGTTACAAGACATTAAGAGATCCTGCTGTGCAAAAAGGGAAGCCACTGCCAGAAAAAGGAACatgcaaacatttcaaacaaagCCACCGCTGGCTAAG GTTTCCCTGCTGTGGTCGGACCTACCCCTGCGATGTGTGCCATGATGAGAACCAGGACCACCCCATGGAACTCGCCACGCGCATGATTTGTGGTTTCTGTGCTAAAGAACAG CCATATGGCAATGGAAAGCCATGCGTCAGCTGTGGAGGCATGATGACGAGAGGCACGTACACCAGCCACTGGGAGGGAGGACAGGGGTGTAGAAACAAAGTCAAAATGAGCAG AAATGATCGACAGAAATATGGCAACTCCAACAAAACGGTTTCGAGGAAGGCAGCCGCTGAGAAGAAGTAG
- the ch25hl1.2 gene encoding cholesterol 25-hydroxylase-like protein 1, member 2, translated as MDLVETSVDIWMSWSREKSLLQPLWDSLRLNYTDYLRSPLFPIVLTVSSYFVFCIPFLLCDIMGDKWPWVQQFKIQPSRRPTASALLHCAGVTLYNHVFLVLPASVAQWAWRPPADLPDQAPFLLELIAGAIGNLLLFDLQYFIWHLLHHRIRWLYVTFHAIHHNYSSPFALATQCLGGWELVTVGFWTTLNPVILRCHLFTTWAFMVLHVYVSIEDHCGYDFPWSTSRLIPFGIYGGPSKHDVHHQKPNTNFAPHFSHWDKIFGTHADFSFSSATK; from the coding sequence ATGGATCTTGTAGAAACCAGTGTAGATATTTGGATGAGTTGGTCAAGAGAAAAGTCtttgctgcagcctctgtgggACAGCCTGAGGCTCAACTACACAGACTATTTGCGATCTCCGCTCTTCCCCATTGTGCTGACTGTCTCTTCATACTTTGTCTTCTGCATCCCTTTCCTTCTTTGTGACATAATGGGGGATAAATGGCCGTGGGTTCAGCAATTCAAGATACAGCCGAGCCGTCGGCCAACGGCCTCTGCATTGCTGCACTGTGCAGGTGTCACCTTGTACAACCATGTGTTTCTTGTGCTTCCAGCATCTGTGGCCCAGTGGGCGTGGAGGCCACCCGCCGACCTGCCAGACCAGGCTCCGTTCCTACTGGAGCTGATCGCCGGGGCGATAGGCAACCTCCTGCTTTTTGACTTGCAGTACTTCATTTGGCACCTGCTCCATCACAGGATCCGCTGGCTGTATGTCACCTTCCACGCCATCCATCACAATTACTCGTCTCCCTTTGCTCTTGCGACTCAGTGTCTTGGTGGCTGGGAGCTGGTTACAGTGGGCTTCTGGACCACCCTGAATCCTGTGATCCTGAGATGTCACCTGTTCACTACATGGGCCTTCATGGTGTTGCATGTGTATGTTTCTATAGAAGATCACTGCGGCTATGATTTCCCCTGGTCCACATCTCGTCTGATACCATTTGGCATCTACGGAGGGCCCAGCAAACATGATGTGCACCATCAGAAACCCAATACAAACTTTGCACCGCACTTCAGTCACTGGGACAAAATATTTGGCACACATGCTGATTTTAGCTTCTCCTCAGCTACGAAGTAA
- the tspan3a gene encoding tetraspanin-3: MGQCGITSSKTVLVFLNLIFWAAAGILCYVGAYVFITYDDYDHFFEDVYTLIPAVIIIAVGALLFIIGLIGCCATVRESYCGLTSFVVILLLVFMTEVAVVVLGYIYRAKVENEVNSSIMKVYDEYNGTNSNAQSRAIDYVQRQLQCCGIHNYSDWQHTRWYEKSKNNSVPISCCKSNIGTCTGSLTHPEALYQEGCEALVVKKLQEIMMYVIWTALTFAAMQMLGMLCACVVLCRRSRDPAYELLVTGGTYA, encoded by the exons ATGGGGCAGTGTGGCATCACATCGTCGAAGACGGTGTTGGTCTTTCTAAACCTGATTTTTTGG GCCGCTGCTGGTATCCTTTGCTATGTTGGAGCCTATGTCTTCATTACATATGATGATTATGATCACTTCTTTGAAGATGTGTACACTCTTATCCCAGCGGTGATCATCATTGCAGTTGGAGCCCTTCTATTCATCATTGGGCTAATTGGATGCTGCGCTACAGTGAGGGAGAGCTACTGTGGACTTACATCG TTTGTCGTCATTCTCCTGTTGGTTTTCATGACAGAAGTGGCAGTGGTGGTTCTTGGATACATTTACAGAGCAAAG GTTGAAAATGAAGTTAATAGTTCTATTATGAAAGTTTATGATGAGTACAACGGCACAAATAGCAACGCCCAGAGCCGCGCCATTGACTATGTTCAGAGACAG CTTCAGTGTTGTGGGATTCACAATTACTCAGACTGGCAGCACACACGCTGGTAtgaaaaatcaaaaaacaacAGCGTACCCATCAGCTGCTGCAAATCTAACATTGGAACCTGTACGGGGTCTCTTACTCATCCTGAAGCTCTCTACCAAGAA GGTTGTGAAGCACTTGTTGTGAAGAAACTACAGGAGATCATGATGTATGTCATCTGGACTGCGCTGACATTTGCTGCCATGCAG ATGCTGGGGatgctgtgtgcatgtgtcgtGCTGTGCCGGAGAAGCCGGGATCCTGCCTACGAGCTGCTAGTTACAGGGGGCACCTATGCATAA